Proteins from a single region of Oryzihumus leptocrescens:
- a CDS encoding (2Fe-2S)-binding protein codes for MTDTTSTVEQQLEITLRVNGVARTATAPARRLLSDFLRHDLRLTGTHVGCEHGVCGACTVLVDGQPMRSCLMFAVTAQDHEITTVEGLAPDAEQMSPVQQAFTECHGLQCGFCTPGFLTTITAYLQENPDPTEAEARECISGNLCRCTGYQNIVKSVLRAAEITHEREAGA; via the coding sequence ATGACCGACACCACCTCGACCGTCGAGCAGCAGCTCGAGATCACGCTGCGCGTCAACGGCGTCGCCCGCACCGCGACCGCCCCGGCGCGGCGCCTGCTCTCGGACTTCCTGCGCCACGACCTGCGCCTGACCGGCACCCACGTCGGCTGCGAGCACGGCGTCTGCGGCGCCTGCACGGTCCTCGTCGACGGCCAGCCGATGCGCTCCTGCCTGATGTTCGCGGTCACCGCCCAGGACCACGAGATCACGACGGTCGAGGGCCTGGCTCCCGACGCGGAGCAGATGAGCCCGGTGCAGCAGGCGTTCACCGAGTGCCACGGCCTGCAGTGCGGCTTCTGCACCCCCGGCTTCCTGACGACCATCACGGCATACCTGCAGGAGAACCCGGACCCGACCGAGGCCGAGGCGCGCGAGTGCATCTCGGGCAACCTCTGTCGCTGCACGGGCTACCAGAACATCGTGAAGTCGGTGCTGCGCGCGGCCGAGATCACCCACGAGCGGGAGGCGGGCGCATGA
- a CDS encoding FAD binding domain-containing protein translates to MKPSPFVHHAPRSVAEAVAVLAEVGHDGKVLAGGQSLIPILNMRLAAPGHLVDINRVAGLDTVEVTDDAVRIGALVRHALLERHDGAFAANPLLRQALRNVAHPAIRNRGTTTGSIAHADPSGEMPAVLALTQGYVEAASAAGTREIAAADFFLGPLESCLTEGEMATGVRFGRFPAGTGTAFAESARRHGDYALAGVAAAVTLTDGVVTSVRASFVSVTPTPDVLDLTEAFAGREVADVDWVKAAEMARDHVDPDGDIHATADYRRMLAGVLTTRVLTEAAATALEGQSR, encoded by the coding sequence GTGAAGCCCTCCCCCTTCGTCCACCACGCGCCTCGCAGCGTCGCCGAGGCGGTCGCGGTCCTGGCCGAGGTCGGGCACGACGGCAAGGTCCTCGCCGGCGGCCAGAGCCTCATCCCCATCCTCAACATGCGCCTCGCCGCGCCGGGCCACCTCGTCGACATCAACCGGGTCGCCGGGCTGGACACCGTGGAGGTCACCGACGACGCGGTGCGGATCGGTGCGCTGGTCCGCCACGCCCTGCTCGAGCGCCACGACGGTGCCTTCGCCGCCAACCCCCTGCTCCGCCAGGCCCTGCGCAACGTGGCCCACCCCGCGATCCGCAACCGCGGCACCACCACCGGCTCGATCGCGCACGCCGACCCCTCCGGCGAGATGCCGGCCGTCCTCGCCCTGACCCAGGGGTATGTCGAGGCGGCCAGTGCCGCAGGCACCCGCGAGATCGCGGCCGCGGACTTCTTCCTCGGCCCGCTGGAGTCCTGCCTCACCGAGGGCGAGATGGCGACCGGGGTCCGCTTCGGGCGCTTCCCGGCCGGCACCGGCACGGCGTTCGCCGAGAGCGCCCGGCGCCACGGTGACTACGCCCTCGCCGGGGTCGCCGCGGCAGTCACGCTCACCGACGGCGTGGTCACCAGCGTGCGCGCGTCGTTCGTCTCGGTCACGCCCACCCCGGACGTCCTCGACCTGACCGAGGCCTTCGCCGGGCGGGAGGTCGCCGACGTCGACTGGGTCAAGGCCGCCGAGATGGCCCGTGACCACGTCGACCCTGACGGCGACATCCACGCCACCGCCGACTACCGCCGCATGCTCGCCGGCGTCCTGACCACCCGCGTCCTCACCGAGGCCGCGGCCACCGCTCTCGAAGGCCAGTCCCGATGA
- a CDS encoding uracil-xanthine permease family protein — translation MGPTDVVAPDERLSWGKTVGLGAQHVVAMFGATFVFPLIMGLNPQLAILMSGIATICFLLIVNGKVPSYLGTSASFVGGVVAIGLQIKASNPKANAAVIAPSVTGAILVAGAVLALVGVAIHFLGSAVVHKVLPPVVTGAVVMLIGFNLAPVVASIYWPQDQWIALIVMVAVIAMSVGLRGFIGRISIFLGLILGYVLSWLFDRGFGQITSYNAAAGKVDTHWRVNWDGVKSAPWFGFPPHTDAATGVVGWHLPSFNIAFILLVLPAVIALIAENTGHVKAVAEMTGHDLDPVMGRAIAADGVGTVIATSIGGSPTTTYAENIGVMAATRVYSTAAYFVAAAVAILFGFSPKFGAMVSATPGGVLGGITVVLYGMIGLLGAKIWKENNVDFGNPLNLVPIAAGIIIGIGNTSLVFTKSFTLSGIALGTIVTIGAYHLARALATPDLRARADGAVIAVGNVAVENEPGGEESAPLYRDEDVAPTEHHKP, via the coding sequence ATGGGTCCGACCGACGTCGTGGCGCCCGATGAGCGGCTCTCGTGGGGGAAGACCGTAGGACTCGGAGCTCAGCACGTGGTCGCGATGTTCGGCGCCACGTTCGTCTTCCCGCTGATCATGGGGCTGAACCCTCAGCTCGCGATCCTGATGAGCGGCATCGCGACGATCTGCTTCCTGCTGATCGTCAACGGCAAGGTGCCGAGCTACCTCGGCACCAGCGCCTCCTTCGTCGGCGGCGTCGTGGCCATCGGCCTGCAGATCAAGGCCAGCAACCCCAAGGCCAACGCCGCGGTCATCGCCCCCAGCGTCACCGGGGCGATCCTCGTCGCCGGCGCGGTGCTGGCGCTGGTCGGCGTGGCGATCCACTTCCTCGGCTCGGCCGTGGTGCACAAGGTGCTGCCCCCGGTCGTCACCGGCGCCGTGGTCATGCTGATCGGGTTCAACCTCGCCCCGGTCGTGGCCAGCATCTACTGGCCGCAGGACCAGTGGATCGCCCTCATCGTCATGGTGGCAGTCATCGCCATGAGCGTGGGCCTGCGCGGGTTCATCGGCCGCATCTCCATCTTCCTGGGCCTGATCCTCGGCTACGTCCTGTCGTGGCTCTTCGACCGGGGCTTCGGCCAGATCACCTCCTACAACGCGGCGGCCGGCAAGGTCGACACGCACTGGCGGGTCAACTGGGACGGCGTCAAGAGCGCCCCGTGGTTCGGCTTCCCGCCGCACACGGACGCCGCCACCGGTGTCGTCGGCTGGCACCTGCCGAGCTTCAACATCGCCTTCATCCTCCTGGTGCTGCCGGCCGTGATCGCGCTGATCGCGGAGAACACCGGCCACGTCAAGGCGGTCGCCGAGATGACCGGCCACGACCTCGACCCGGTGATGGGCCGAGCGATCGCCGCGGACGGCGTCGGCACAGTCATCGCGACCTCCATCGGTGGTTCCCCGACCACGACCTATGCCGAGAACATCGGCGTCATGGCGGCCACCCGCGTCTACTCCACCGCGGCCTACTTCGTCGCCGCGGCCGTGGCGATCCTGTTCGGCTTCTCGCCCAAGTTCGGCGCGATGGTCTCGGCCACCCCCGGTGGGGTGCTCGGCGGCATCACGGTCGTCCTCTACGGCATGATCGGCCTGCTCGGCGCGAAGATCTGGAAGGAGAACAACGTCGACTTCGGCAACCCGCTCAACCTGGTGCCCATCGCCGCCGGAATCATCATCGGCATCGGCAACACGAGCCTGGTGTTCACCAAGTCCTTCACCCTCTCCGGCATCGCGCTCGGCACGATCGTCACCATCGGCGCCTACCACCTTGCCCGGGCCCTGGCCACGCCGGACCTGCGCGCCCGCGCCGACGGGGCCGTGATCGCAGTCGGCAATGTCGCGGTGGAAAACGAGCCCGGTGGCGAGGAGTCCGCGCCGCTCTACCGCGACGAGGACGTCGCTCCCACGGAGCACCACAAGCCCTGA
- a CDS encoding PucR family transcriptional regulator produces MGNVAKDSALVDRELPAHGALGVPGPGLSLGTVLELECLRGARVLAGHAGLDRLVSRLNVMEVPDILPWVKPQELLLTTGYPLRGVPHSLPVLVSELAARGLAGIAVKLGRYLSELPAAMLEEADRLGLPVIALPDDVGFDDIINQVLTEVLNRQAAMLARAEDAHRALVQIVLTGGGLDRLCEELAGILGGAVMVTTADGRVRASAGATDEDLAGALALDCFDPTGRFLVEGEPVGARTPGGDRARRAVVRIVAGALDHGRLVAFNASHELTPDDVHTLERAATVAALAITKAQAVSAVESKYQADFLRDALAGRAGTAERVTAHADSLGWDIGRRMVVVVAETDPHATPRGLSRDEVRSLQDRFATAWHQVVRVRDERAPVVGFSQEVVSVLGVPDDADTESISRTVREMVRVVSGDGGGGRRSFSTGISRPIDSADQLPQAYEQACKAVSVGRQMHGPSALTHFDGLGIFRLLSLVPDTAELRSFVAEALGELVTNDTPENADLRTTLSVLLDTNLNVAETARILHFHYNTLRYRIVKLERMLGPFTSDPNLRLTLSLALQVVQMRGI; encoded by the coding sequence CAAGGATTCGGCCCTTGTTGACCGGGAGTTGCCAGCGCACGGCGCCTTGGGGGTGCCCGGTCCCGGGCTGAGCCTGGGCACCGTCCTGGAGCTGGAGTGCCTGCGCGGGGCGCGGGTGCTGGCCGGTCACGCCGGGCTCGACCGGCTGGTCAGCCGCCTCAACGTGATGGAGGTGCCGGACATCCTGCCCTGGGTCAAGCCCCAGGAGCTGCTGCTCACCACCGGCTACCCCCTGCGCGGGGTGCCGCACAGCCTCCCCGTGCTCGTCAGCGAGCTCGCCGCGCGCGGGCTGGCCGGTATCGCGGTCAAGCTCGGCCGCTACCTGTCCGAGCTGCCCGCGGCGATGCTGGAGGAGGCCGACCGGCTCGGCCTGCCGGTCATCGCGCTGCCCGACGACGTCGGGTTCGACGACATCATCAACCAGGTCCTGACCGAGGTGCTCAACCGGCAGGCGGCGATGCTCGCCCGGGCCGAGGACGCCCACCGGGCGCTGGTGCAGATCGTGCTCACCGGCGGCGGCCTGGACCGGCTGTGCGAGGAGCTCGCCGGCATCCTCGGCGGCGCGGTGATGGTCACCACCGCGGACGGCCGGGTGCGCGCCAGTGCGGGCGCCACCGACGAGGACCTCGCCGGCGCGCTGGCGCTGGACTGCTTCGACCCGACGGGCCGGTTCCTCGTCGAGGGCGAGCCGGTGGGGGCCCGGACCCCCGGTGGGGACCGGGCCCGGCGGGCGGTGGTGCGGATCGTGGCCGGCGCGCTGGACCACGGCCGGCTCGTGGCGTTCAACGCCAGCCACGAGCTGACCCCCGACGACGTCCACACCCTCGAGCGGGCAGCCACCGTCGCGGCGCTGGCCATCACCAAGGCCCAGGCGGTCTCGGCGGTCGAGAGCAAGTACCAGGCCGACTTCCTGCGCGACGCCCTCGCCGGGCGGGCCGGCACGGCCGAGCGGGTCACCGCGCACGCCGACTCCCTCGGCTGGGACATCGGCCGCCGGATGGTGGTCGTGGTCGCCGAGACCGACCCGCACGCCACCCCGCGCGGGCTGAGCCGCGACGAGGTCCGCTCGCTGCAGGACCGGTTCGCCACCGCGTGGCACCAGGTGGTCCGGGTCCGCGACGAGCGGGCCCCCGTGGTCGGCTTCAGCCAGGAGGTCGTCAGCGTGCTCGGCGTCCCCGACGACGCCGACACCGAGTCGATCAGCCGAACGGTGCGCGAGATGGTGCGCGTCGTCAGCGGTGACGGCGGCGGTGGGCGGCGATCCTTCTCCACCGGGATCTCCCGGCCGATCGACTCCGCCGACCAGCTGCCCCAGGCCTATGAGCAGGCGTGCAAGGCGGTCAGCGTCGGCCGGCAGATGCACGGCCCCTCGGCCCTGACGCACTTCGACGGCCTGGGCATCTTCCGCCTGCTGTCCCTGGTGCCCGACACCGCCGAGCTGCGCAGCTTCGTGGCCGAGGCGCTCGGCGAGCTGGTCACCAACGACACCCCGGAGAACGCCGACCTGCGCACCACCCTCTCGGTGCTGCTGGACACCAACCTCAACGTGGCCGAGACGGCGCGGATCCTGCACTTCCACTACAACACGTTGCGCTACCGCATCGTGAAGCTGGAGCGGATGCTCGGCCCGTTCACCAGCGACCCCAACCTGCGCCTGACCCTGTCGCTGGCACTGCAGGTCGTCCAGATGCGTGGGATCTGA